The Streptomyces sp. B3I8 nucleotide sequence ACGTCCTGCTGCGCGGCCACCAGACGGGCATCGCCCTCGACGTCGCGGCCCTGGCCCGGGACACCATCACCGCGCTCAACGACGGCGCTGCGATCACCCTGCCCGACAGCCCGGAACTACTCGCGGTCGTCCGGGCCCTGGGAGCCACCGGCGGCCTGCACTTGACGCCCCGCCCCGCCGACAGGGAGGACACCGAGAAATGACCCCCGACAACAGCCTCATCCAGGCTTACCTCAAGGCCAACCCCGAGACGCAGAGCGCCGTCAACGGCACCCTGCTAGGCAAGTTCACCTCCGGCGATGCCCTGGTCACCGCGCACCTGGCTCCCATGATCGACTGGGCCTACGGGAAGATCGCCGAGAAGGTTGGTGCCGCCGACCTCAACGTACGTCAGGCCCGGATGTACATCGAGGAGCTCTCGGTGTTCGCCCGCTACAACGCCCAGTTCCTCAAGGCGGCCGCCACCGGCGTGGAGGGGTTCTGCCCCGAGCTCGCGCACGAGCTGCGCCGCAACCACCTGGAGGAGGGCGGCGAGCGCGGCAAGGTTCCTGCGCACTACGTTCTCTACACCAACGCGCTTCTGTCCGACCTCGGGCTCCTCGTCAACGGCCATGTGCCTGCCCGCGAGACCGAGACGCTGGTCAACCTCCACCAGTGGATGGTCGGCTCGCACATGCCCAGCTTCATCGCCGGCGCCTACTACGCGACCGAGGCCGTGGCGATCGCCGAGACCGAGATCCTGCGGGACATCACCAACCGCTACGGCGAGCTGACCGGCCAGGGCAGCGACAGCGAGCTGAAGGCCCTGCACTACTACTACGAGCTCCACCTCGACGAGGGGCACGAGGCCGCCCAGGTCGGCGGCCTGAGCGTCGAGGCCGCGCACATTGAGGGCCTGGCCCGGTTCATCAAGGAGAGTGAACTCTTCCACGTCGAGCTGCCCCAGGCGATGGACGGCTTCCTGACGATCGCCGAGGGGATGACACACTGGTGGGCTCAACTCGCCCACCGTGCCTGGGAGATGAACTGATGAACGCCACCTCCGACATCGTCGCCGCCATCCAGGAGCGCTCCGGCGGATGCCTGTGCGGGCGGATCCGCTTCACCGTCAAGGGCAGGGCCGTTTACCCGCACACGTGCAGCTGTCCGCACTGCAAGAAGCTCGGGGGCGGCCCGATGATGTGGTGGGCTGGCTTCGCAACGGACGATGTCACCTGGACCAACGGGATCGAGCCGACCTGGTTCGAGACGTTCGAGGGCGAGGCCCAGCGCGGCTTCTGCCCCCACTGCGGCAGCCGCCTCGCGGCGATCGACAGCGACGTCCCCGAGCTCGGCATCGTCGTCACGGCCCTGGACGACACCAGCGGAGCCGACCTCGTCCCCGTCAACCAGTCCTTCCGCGACGACGCCGTGCACTGGCTGCCGCAGGTCCCGGACACCCAGAACAGCCCCGTCGGCTGACACCCGCGAGACCTCCGGGGGCCGGCAGCCCTGACCTGCCGGCCCCCGGGACCCGTCCTGCCTGGGACTGTCTGCGCCGCGTCCGGCTCGCCGTCCGACCCGTCCAGCATCCGGCCCAGGAGAACTCATTGTGCTCACTCCGCATGCCACCAGCGAGTACGGCGCCCTGCGCCACGTCGCCATGCGCTATGCCGGCGACGTCACCCCCGACCTCGACGGCCCCGAAGGCCATCCCGTCCTGACCCGCCAGAAGACCACCAGCTCCTGGAGGCCGTACGCCCCGGCCACCGTCCGCACCCAGCAGGACACCCTGATCGACCTGCTGCGCAGCCGCGGCACGGAGGTGACCCTCCTCGACCAGTCGCCGGGCTGTCCGGTCCAGCACTACCCCCGCGACATCGCCTTCGTCATCGACCACGTCATCGTTCTGGCACGCCTGAACTCCGCGAAGCGCCTTCCCGAGGCCGACGCGCTCGCCCCGCTCCTGGCCGACGCCCTGCACGTCGCCCACCTGGACGAGGGCACCATCGAGGGCGGTGACGTCATCCTGCATACCGGCACCGTCCTGGTCGGCCTCGGCGAGGAGACGTCCCCCACGGGCGTGAGGGCGCTGCAGCGGGCGCTGGCTCACCATGGGGTCGCGCGCGAGGTCCGCCCGGTCCACTTCGCCGTCGACGGCATCGTTCACCTGGACGACCACTTCACGATCGTCGCTCCCGGCACCGCGCTCATCCACCGCAGCGTCTTCCCACCCGGCGAACTGTACTGGTTCGAGCAGCATTTCGACCTGATCGACGTCACCAACGACGAGGCCCGTGCCGTCCAGGCCAACGTTCTGGCGATCGCGCCGGGCACCGTGATCGTCGCCGCCGGCAGCGACCGCATCGCAGCGCAGCTCGCCGCGCGCGGACTCGAGGTCCTCACCGTCGATTACTCCGAGGTCACCCGGATCCCCGGCTCGCTTCGCTGCACCACCCTGCCGTTGACCCGCGCCTGATCCGCTCTCTCCACGCCTGGCCGCGGTGCGGCCATCCGCGCCGACTCCTGGAGCTGCCGTGTCCGACCCGCTGCTGCCTGTGCTCCTCGCCGTCCCGGTCGTGGTCCTCGCCTGCCAGGCAGGCGGGCGCGCCGTCAGGCTGCTCGGCCAGCCGCCGGTCATCGGCGAAATCCTGGCAGGGATTCTGCTCGGCCCCTCACTGCTCGGCTGGCTCGCACCCAGCGTCCAGCACCACATCCTGCCTCTCTCGGTCCTGCCCATCACCTCCGCCCTGGGCAACCTCGGCCTCTTGGCGTTCCTCTTCCTGATTGGACTGGAACTCGACCTCCGCAGCCTGGGCACCACCCGAGGCTCGGTTGCCGCAGTCAGCCTCAGCGGGGTCCTGCTCCCCATGGCCCTCGGCGCCGCGCTGGCCTCCGCCCTCTACCCGCACTTCGCGCCCGACGGGGTCGGACGACTGCCGTTCACCCTGTTCATCGCCGTCGCCCTGAGCATTACCGCATTCCCGGTCCTCGCACGGATCCTCGCCGACCGCGGCCTGGAGACCACGCCCCTGGGCGCCTTCGCCTTGGCCTGCGCCGCCACCGACGACGCCCTCGCCTGGTGCCTGCTCACCGCCGTTGTCGCCCTGTCCACCTCTGGCACCGTCCTGTCGGCTTTGACCACCCTCGCCCTGACCGCCGTCTTCGCCGCCGGCCTCACCGTCGTCCTGCGCCCCCTGCTGCGCGCCCTACTCGAACGCGCCAGCCGAACCTCCGACGACCTCGTCCTGGTCCTGCTCTTCGCCGGACTGTGCCTCAGCGCCTACACCACCGACCAGATCGGCGTGCACCCCGCCTTCGGCGCCTTCCTGTTCGGCGTCACCGCACCTCGTGGGCTCCCGGCCGTCGAGCGCAGCGCCGCGCGCTTCCGCGCCGTCGTTCTGCCGCTCCTGCTGCCGCTATTCTTCGTCGACACCGGCCTGCACACCGACTTCTCCACGCTGCCAGCCGGACAGTGGGGCTGGGGAGCGGCGATCCTCGCGGTCGCCGTCATCGGCAAGTGGGGCGGCACGGCTGGCGCAGCCCGACTCACCGGCTCCGACTGGCGCTGGTCGGCCGCTGTTGGCACGCTCATGAACTGCCGCGGCCTAACCGAACTCGTCGTGCTCGGCATCGGCCTCCAGAGCGGTGTCATCAGCGAGCCGCTGTTCACCCTCCTGGTGGTCATGACCGTCATCACTACCGCGGCCACCGCCCCGATACTCAGGCGCGTGGCCAGCGACGACCCGAGGATGACCCCGCCGGCAGCGCACGACGATCCCGAGCGTGACCCCGCCCGGGAGGTGACCGGATGACCCAGCCCCCGAACCCGGTTCTGGAAGCGGTCCTCACCCGGCGCAGCGCCCCCCGACTGACCGAGCCCGCGCCCGGCCGTCACGACCTGGAGCGACTCATCCAGGCCGCGGCCACCGCACCCGACCACGGGCGACTTCGCCCTTGGAGGCTGGTCGCGGTGACCGGGAACGAGCGGGCCCGACTCGGTGACGTGCTCGCCGAAGCCGCCGCCTCGCCGGAGCAGGCCCGGCGCGCCGCCACGAAGCCCCTGCGCGCCCCGTTGCTCCTGTCTATCGTCCACTGCCCCGTGCCCGACCATCCGAAAGTCCCCGAATGGGAGCAACTGGCCGCCACCACGGGCGTGGTCACCACACTGTCGCTGCTCTTGCACGGCTACGGCTGGGCGTCGATCTGGCGCACCGGGTCCGCAGTCCAGGCGCCCCAGGTCCGCAAGTACCTCGGCGTCGCCGACAGGGAGCAGCTTCTGGGCTGGCTGTACGTCGGTACCCGGTGCCCGTCCGGCACTTTCGCTGAACGGCCGCCGTTCGACAACTTTGCCAAGATCACCTGGCTCGACGGTGCCGGCGGCTGAGACTTCCCCAGCACGCGGTCACGCAGACCACCGACGACGAACGTAACTAAGTGGTCAGGGCCGAAAGTCCTTCGGGGGTCGACCTGGTGCCAATAGCGTGCTGTCGCTGTGTCAAATGTCGAATCTTGAATTGTCAGTGCCCCGTGACAGGCTGGCGGCGGAGGGCAGAGAAGTGCTCCCATGTTCCTGCATGATGATCAGCTTCCGCCCCGGGGGGCACAGTGGCACGACTCACCGACGCGAACCGCCTCTCGATGTGCCGCCCGGACGTGGCCGAAGACTGGGACTACGACAAGAACGAGGACACACCCGCTGAGTTCACGGTCAGCTCGAACGCGTGGAAATGGTGGATCTGCCGAGAGGGGCACCCTTCCTTCGAGCGCAAGATCGAACAGCGCACGCGCAAGAATCCGCTGAAGTGTCCGGAGTGCCCGGCACGAAGGCCGGTGCTCGTGCCTCGGTCAGATGCGGACCCTCTGTCGACGGCACACCTGCACGACGGGAACCGCCTCTCGATGTGTCGTCCGGACGTGGCCGAGGACTGGGACTACGACAAGAACTATCCGCACACCCCCGATGACGTCTCGGTCAGCTCGAGCGCGAGGGCGTGGTTCTGGAAGTGTCCGACAGGAAAACATCCCTCTTATCCATCAAAAGTCAGTACACGGACCCGCGAGAGGTTTCCGGCGAAGTGCCCCGAGTGCCCGCGCCGTCCGATGCTCGCCTTCCGGGTCACCGACGAGAACCGCCTGTCCATCTGCCGCCCGGACTTGGTCCGGTCGTGGAACAAGGAGCGGAACCTTCCCCTCACACCGGAACAGGTGTCGCTGGCCAGTGGCAAGACCGTCATCTGGGACTGCCTCGACAACCCCAAGCATCCGTCCTGGCCCGCGGCCGTCTCCGACCGCGTCGGAAGCGCAACGAGGGAGGGCACCGGCTGCCCTGATTGCTCGCTCGTCCGCACCTCTCGCCCCGAACTGCGACTCAAGGCAGAGTTGAGCCGGTTCCTGACCGTCGATCCGGAACCGAACAAGGCACTCGTTGACGGCGGAGTGCGGGAAGAGGTCGACATCGCAGATCCGGGGCGCCGGCTTGTTGTCGAATTCGACGGCGCATATTTTCACGGCCGCCCCGGCGGCCTGGAGCGCGACATCGCGAAGACCCGCCGTCTCAGGGATTCGGGCTGGACCGTCGTTCGAGTCCGGGAGCACAGCCTCACCAAGGTCGACCCTGGGTTCGACATCACCGTCGATAAGGACGCCCACCCCTACAAGGTCGCGGTGGCAGTGGTCGAGCACCTTGCGCTCCTCGGTTTCATCTCTGCCACCGCCGCTGAGACCTACGTTCAAGCAGGTGCCCTGCAGGCCAAGGAACTGTCCGATGCCTGGATAGCCGAGCGCCTCGGCAGCGCTGTTTCCAGTGCCGAGCGCGATTCCGTGGGGGACAAATGGGATCGGATGCACGCGGCCCTGGAGAGCTTCCAGGCACGCTTCGGGCACTGCCGCGTCCCGGACGGCATCCTCGTCCAAGGTGTTGACCTGCGAACTTGGTGCTACTCACAGCGGGCCGCCCACCGACAGGGAAAACTCGCGGAGGACCGGCGGCAGCGCCTGGAGTCGATCCCGTCCTGGACCTTCGATGCTCTGAGCGGAAAGTTCTGGGACGGCCACGAGAAATTCCAGAACACCTTCAACTGGAACGGCGCCGGCCAGCGCAACCCCGAGGCTGAAACCGAGGAGGTTCATGAAGCCCGACGGTGGGCCCAGAAGCTGCGCGAACGGCGCCGCAACCGGCTTGCGGAAGGACGGGACCTCCCGGCCTATCAGGTCGAAGCGATGGACGCGCTGCCGGGCTGGTCCTGGACGCCTCGTGACAGTCGGTTCGAAGAGCAGATCGACGTGCTGGTCGACTACTGCCACAGGCTGGGCACCACTCTGGCGAGCGTCAAGGACAAGGACGTCTGGGATGGGCACAAGATCGGTATGTGGGTCACCAACTGGCGGTCCTCTCGACCACGGCTGACGGTCGAGCAGGTCAGTGACCTGGAAGCCCTGCCGGGTTGGACTTGGAGCAAGAACGCGGACGCCTGGGCGGCCAAGCTCGCCGCACTGACCGACTTCGGGAAGGCCCACGGCCACGTGACCCCCTCGCTCATGAATGGGGATGAACATGAGCACGCGCTTGCCCGGTGGAAGCACAAGTACAAGAGCAAGCTCCGCGGCCAGGACAACGAGCGGGCCAGGCGTCTCAGAGAACTGCTGGCCGAATATGGCGAGGTCTGGCCCTGACGTTCAAATGTCGAAGGCGACAGGTAGAGGCCGCAGGCACGGTCCAGGGCGTCCTCGGGGCTGCCGACGAAGGCGCCGGTGGGCAGGATGGTGTCTTCGTACTTATCGGTGCTGGCGAGGTAGAGAGCGAAGCTCCAGATGTTGGCGGAACCGTCGTAGCGCCGACGTGCTCCGGAGCGGCGCCGGACGATGACACGGCGGCCTCGGTCCCGGCGTGCGGATGTGTGTCTCTGTTCACGAGAACGTTCTGGTGAACATCGACCACGGCCCGGTCGGAGCACCTCCCGAAGTCGTGCACATCTGCCGTCGGAGCCGGAGCTCGTGAACAGAACTAGATGTGTCTCCAGTGCGGGCCGAGGTGGTCAGAAGCCTCGCAGCGGCTCGCCCGCCTTCAGGCGGTCGAGGCGCTCAGAGAGCCGACGGCTCATCAGATGCTGGGACGCCTGGGAGGCGCGCTTCGCCACGGCCGCGTGCTCGGCCGAGTCACCGCGCAGCCGCGCCAGTTCGGCCTCGGTAATCAGGAGTTCCACCGTGTCGCGTGTCCGGTCCGATGAAAGGACCGACGCCTCCTTCAGGGCCTGCGCCCCCTGTTCGGCCAGCCCGGCAACGGCAAACGCCCACGCCGTCTGTCCCTCCAGCTCACGGAAGTCGAACCACTCCAGCCAGGCCGGACCGGTGCTGCTCTGCGCGCGGGCGAAGAACTCGCGGGCCCGCTTCACCGCCGCCACGACCTGATCCGGCTGTCCGTTCAGCGCCCATGCTCGAGCTTCGGTCACGCACGCATAGGCCCTGACGAGGGGAGGCGCTCCCTCGGCCGCCAGCACAGCACTGCGCGCGTGAGCGAGCACATCCGCCTGCCCGCCCTGCGTTGCCGCCAGCCGGGCTTGGTGGATGTGGACCCGAGTGATGCGGGCGCGGTCTCCGATCGCCTGGGCCAGCCGCATTGCCTGAAGGTCGTAGCGCTGCGCCAAACCGGGGAGCTGATCGTCGTAGGCCATCGAGGCCATCGCAAGAACCGCGTCCACCACGCTGCCGTACAGTCGGCGACCGGTTCGTGCGGAGAAGCTCCCGTTCAACATCGGTGTTGCGTGCGTGTCCATCATCGACGCGAACACACTGCGGAACTTGCCCCCGCCGTGTTGGGAGTCCAGCTTGCCGTACAACCGAGTCTGCTCGTCAAGCAGGTCGATGTCCGCTGCGGTGACCCTGTGCTGCCCGTGGCCACCGATGGCGGCGTCCGCCGGCATCACGAGCGCCTCGCGCGACGCGGGACCAAACACGCTCGGTGAGAACGCGCTCTTGACCACGCTGCGCCGGCGCATGGCGTCCAGGGCCCACAGCTTCGACAGCATGCGTACGGCGTGGGGAACGTCCAGGTATTCCAACGATTGCACCGCGACCAGGCCGGTGTCGGACGGCCAACCTAAGCTCTCCGGCGTCACTACCCGGTGCAGCGCT carries:
- a CDS encoding DUF3865 domain-containing protein — protein: MTPDNSLIQAYLKANPETQSAVNGTLLGKFTSGDALVTAHLAPMIDWAYGKIAEKVGAADLNVRQARMYIEELSVFARYNAQFLKAAATGVEGFCPELAHELRRNHLEEGGERGKVPAHYVLYTNALLSDLGLLVNGHVPARETETLVNLHQWMVGSHMPSFIAGAYYATEAVAIAETEILRDITNRYGELTGQGSDSELKALHYYYELHLDEGHEAAQVGGLSVEAAHIEGLARFIKESELFHVELPQAMDGFLTIAEGMTHWWAQLAHRAWEMN
- a CDS encoding GFA family protein — its product is MNATSDIVAAIQERSGGCLCGRIRFTVKGRAVYPHTCSCPHCKKLGGGPMMWWAGFATDDVTWTNGIEPTWFETFEGEAQRGFCPHCGSRLAAIDSDVPELGIVVTALDDTSGADLVPVNQSFRDDAVHWLPQVPDTQNSPVG
- a CDS encoding dimethylarginine dimethylaminohydrolase family protein; this encodes MLTPHATSEYGALRHVAMRYAGDVTPDLDGPEGHPVLTRQKTTSSWRPYAPATVRTQQDTLIDLLRSRGTEVTLLDQSPGCPVQHYPRDIAFVIDHVIVLARLNSAKRLPEADALAPLLADALHVAHLDEGTIEGGDVILHTGTVLVGLGEETSPTGVRALQRALAHHGVAREVRPVHFAVDGIVHLDDHFTIVAPGTALIHRSVFPPGELYWFEQHFDLIDVTNDEARAVQANVLAIAPGTVIVAAGSDRIAAQLAARGLEVLTVDYSEVTRIPGSLRCTTLPLTRA
- a CDS encoding cation:proton antiporter — encoded protein: MSDPLLPVLLAVPVVVLACQAGGRAVRLLGQPPVIGEILAGILLGPSLLGWLAPSVQHHILPLSVLPITSALGNLGLLAFLFLIGLELDLRSLGTTRGSVAAVSLSGVLLPMALGAALASALYPHFAPDGVGRLPFTLFIAVALSITAFPVLARILADRGLETTPLGAFALACAATDDALAWCLLTAVVALSTSGTVLSALTTLALTAVFAAGLTVVLRPLLRALLERASRTSDDLVLVLLFAGLCLSAYTTDQIGVHPAFGAFLFGVTAPRGLPAVERSAARFRAVVLPLLLPLFFVDTGLHTDFSTLPAGQWGWGAAILAVAVIGKWGGTAGAARLTGSDWRWSAAVGTLMNCRGLTELVVLGIGLQSGVISEPLFTLLVVMTVITTAATAPILRRVASDDPRMTPPAAHDDPERDPAREVTG
- a CDS encoding nitroreductase, which gives rise to MTQPPNPVLEAVLTRRSAPRLTEPAPGRHDLERLIQAAATAPDHGRLRPWRLVAVTGNERARLGDVLAEAAASPEQARRAATKPLRAPLLLSIVHCPVPDHPKVPEWEQLAATTGVVTTLSLLLHGYGWASIWRTGSAVQAPQVRKYLGVADREQLLGWLYVGTRCPSGTFAERPPFDNFAKITWLDGAGG
- a CDS encoding zinc-ribbon domain-containing protein, with the translated sequence MARLTDANRLSMCRPDVAEDWDYDKNEDTPAEFTVSSNAWKWWICREGHPSFERKIEQRTRKNPLKCPECPARRPVLVPRSDADPLSTAHLHDGNRLSMCRPDVAEDWDYDKNYPHTPDDVSVSSSARAWFWKCPTGKHPSYPSKVSTRTRERFPAKCPECPRRPMLAFRVTDENRLSICRPDLVRSWNKERNLPLTPEQVSLASGKTVIWDCLDNPKHPSWPAAVSDRVGSATREGTGCPDCSLVRTSRPELRLKAELSRFLTVDPEPNKALVDGGVREEVDIADPGRRLVVEFDGAYFHGRPGGLERDIAKTRRLRDSGWTVVRVREHSLTKVDPGFDITVDKDAHPYKVAVAVVEHLALLGFISATAAETYVQAGALQAKELSDAWIAERLGSAVSSAERDSVGDKWDRMHAALESFQARFGHCRVPDGILVQGVDLRTWCYSQRAAHRQGKLAEDRRQRLESIPSWTFDALSGKFWDGHEKFQNTFNWNGAGQRNPEAETEEVHEARRWAQKLRERRRNRLAEGRDLPAYQVEAMDALPGWSWTPRDSRFEEQIDVLVDYCHRLGTTLASVKDKDVWDGHKIGMWVTNWRSSRPRLTVEQVSDLEALPGWTWSKNADAWAAKLAALTDFGKAHGHVTPSLMNGDEHEHALARWKHKYKSKLRGQDNERARRLRELLAEYGEVWP
- a CDS encoding transcriptional regulator, producing the protein MMSPRSEKAERNEVLLKHLETLDWSISGFARRIAARCEAIRLPYAVATSTVSRWCKGATPGEDLAAAACHVLSAALHRVVTPESLGWPSDTGLVAVQSLEYLDVPHAVRMLSKLWALDAMRRRSVVKSAFSPSVFGPASREALVMPADAAIGGHGQHRVTAADIDLLDEQTRLYGKLDSQHGGGKFRSVFASMMDTHATPMLNGSFSARTGRRLYGSVVDAVLAMASMAYDDQLPGLAQRYDLQAMRLAQAIGDRARITRVHIHQARLAATQGGQADVLAHARSAVLAAEGAPPLVRAYACVTEARAWALNGQPDQVVAAVKRAREFFARAQSSTGPAWLEWFDFRELEGQTAWAFAVAGLAEQGAQALKEASVLSSDRTRDTVELLITEAELARLRGDSAEHAAVAKRASQASQHLMSRRLSERLDRLKAGEPLRGF